From the genome of Procambarus clarkii isolate CNS0578487 chromosome 53, FALCON_Pclarkii_2.0, whole genome shotgun sequence:
gctgttgaagttcaacccgagtaaatgcaaagtaatgaaactaggcagtggaaacaggaggccaggcacaggatacagaataggagatgaagtacttaatgaaacagacagagagaaagatctaggagttgatatcacaccaaacctgtctcctgaagcccacataaagagaataacgtctgcggcatatgcgaggctggctaacatcagaacggcgttcaggaacctgtgtaaggaatcattcagaatcttgtacaccacatatgtaagaccaatcctggagtatgcggccccagcatggagcccgtaccttgtcaagcacaagacgaagctggaaaaagtccaaaggtatgctactagactagtcccagaactaagaggcatgagttatgaggaaaggctgcgggaaatgcacctcacgacactggaagacagaagagtaaggggggacatgatcacaacctacaaaatcctcaggggaatcgaccgggtaaacaaggacgaacttttcaacactggtgggacgcgaacaaggggacacaggtggaagctgagtacccaaatgagccacagagacgttagaaagaactttttcagtgtcagagtagttagcaaatggaatgcattaggaagtgatgtggtggaggctgactccattcacagtttcaaatgtagatatgatagagcccaataggctcaggaatctgtacaccagttgattgacggttgagaggcgggaccaaagagccagagctcaacccccgcaagcacaattaggtgagtacaattaggtgagtacacacacacacacacacacacacacacacatatatatatatatatatatatatatatatatatatatatatatatatatatatatatatatatatatatatatatatatatatatatatatatatacatgtcgtacctagtagccagaacgcacttctcagcctactatgcaaggcccgatttgcctaataagccaagttttcatgaattaattgtttttcgactacctaacctacctaacctaacctaacctaactttttcgactacctaaccaaacctaacctataaagataggttaggttaggttaggtagggttggttaggttcggtcatatatctacgttaattttaactccaataaaaaaaagttgacctcatacataatgaaatgggtagctttatcatttcataagaaaaaaattagagaaaatatatttattcaggaaaacttggcttattaggcaaatcgggccttgcatagtaggccaaaaagtgcgttctggctactaggtacgatatatatatatatatatatatatatatatatatatatatatatatatatatatatatatatatatatatatatatatatatatatatatatatatatgtcgtacctagtagccagaacgcacttctcagcctatatatatatatatatatatatatatatatatatatatatatatatatatatatatatatatatatatatatatatatatatatatatatatgtcgtacctagtagccagaacgcacttctcagcctactatgcaaggcccgatttgcctaataagccaagttttcctgaattaatatattttctctaatttttttcttatgaaatgataaagctactcatttcattttgcatgaggtcaattttttttattggagttaaaattaacgtagatatatggtcgaacctaaccatccctacctaacctaacctaacttatctttataggataggttaggttaggtagccgaaaaagttaggttaggttaggttatgtaggttaggtaatcgaaaaacaattaattcatgaaaacttggcttattaggcaattcgggccttacatagtaggccgagaagtgcgttctggctactaacttCTAACCTGTACTTCTAACCTAACTTCTAACCTATACATAGAATTAAAATTATTCATCCCTGGGGAAAAGAAATGGTACACGAATGTGTATTTTGGCAGAGATTGAACCTAAGCTTCAATGTTCAGTATGCTTATTTTTGTTCAAAATAGCACTGCGCCAGGGTTGAACTGTTTAGTTTTGCACAGGAGTTGACCTTTATCGTTAAAGCTTATCCTGTATAACGATGATTATAATGTATTAATAGTTAGCTCATACAATTGTAATTAGGAACGGGTGGGCACTAGTAACACTAACGAGAGCAGATAAGTAATTTATAATTCGTATGTATCCACATGGTGCCTTGGTGGTGTCttcacggtggtggtggcggcgctgctggtggtggtggcggtggtggtggcggcggtggtggtggcggtggcgctgCAGGTGGCGACGCGTGGCTACGTTGGCCTGGGGTTCTCCCCCAGCGGAGGCATGCGGGGAGCAGACATCATCTTGGGCTGGATCTGCGACAAAGGCCATGTCTTTCTTTACGTGAGTTACCATCTTGTTGCAGATATTGCTTCAGGTTATTAAGGTGGCCCCACACAGCTATTGAGCAGTTCTTTGCACAGTCGTCTCGCAACTGATTGCTACTGATTGGGTTGCCAGACAATGTTACCCGACACTACTGCAGTATTATTtaagtacctaggagttagtcgactgttgtgggtagAATCCTGGGAAAACGGTAATTTGCTTATGGGACCACAGGAAGCCTAACAGCCTACCTGTCTCTGACAACGTGAACTTAATCTGTATTTTTGGTTGGGAAAATTTGTATGGTTAAATGGTAGTAAGTAAAGGGAGGTCGCCtcttcaagcacaactaggccagTACACGCACTCCTTCTCAGATTGATTTGctattgtcggggacaggaagcctgatgGGGTTAAAGGGGTCCTCCTTGGCCAATGATAGACTGTCTTGAGTTGTATCCCCAGGATACAACTcaagacagttgactaactccaggtacctatttactgctaagtgagcaGAGGCAGTCTCAATCCAAATTTTCTCCATCCTACGACTTGGGAACCTTTAGGTTGTGCTTCGGCTGCAACCTGAAGTGGTAGGCCACGACAGGTTGCAGCCACGTGGTAGTGTTGCGTGTACATGTCTACACCCCGTAGGTCGAAATTAGTAATCTCGTGTTGGGTGAACATGTGATATCATAAGACTTGTAGAATAACGATGACTAGATGGATCTGACTCTTCAGTGTACATTAAAACTCCGCACGTCGgcattgttgttatagattcagcaacACTGGACAAAAGTTCCAagaagcacaggctatggtgcgcCCGCACGTCCGCAGCTGCCAGATTCAGATGTTTTTTATACCAATAAAATTTGCCCCAAATGTCACATGCACTAATACACGGATTTTTTAGCAGTTGATTGAAATCTGAATTGTGATCATACACAACCTTACTGAACTATGAATACTTCCTGCTTTTTAAATCGGAATATATGTAAGAATTTAAAGACAAAAATGAAGGACATTATGATATCGCGTGAAATAAAACGGACTAACCTCGGACACTTCAGAATAAAAGAATATTCTTAATGTGTCGTTCAAGCTTATTTTTTTTCATTACATAAAATATCATTTTTACATGGACCCTAAGGCCATGCAATGCAGCACGTTGCATGGCTTTTAGGCTATGCGATGTGCTGAATTCACTTAGAATTAAGAAAATTAAGTGCATATAACCGATCAGAATTTATTAAACTTGAGACATTGAAACATAGGAATATATTTTAAGTGATGTGTACAGCAaatgtcagctgtatatatgtttgtatgtactcgcctagttgtgcttgcgggagttgagattcggctctttcgtcccgcctctcaaccaactGGTGAACTGATTCCTGAGCTTCTggagctctttcatatctacatttgaaactgtgtatggaatcggcCTTCACCAAGTGACAGCctactgcattccatttactagcaactgatactgaaaagaattagttttaatgtctgtggctcatttgggtactcgcttCCCCCTGAATCCCCTTGAGCGTGTACCtctcgtgttaaataatccatccttgtctgccCTGTCAAATCCCCTGAGAAcattgtatgtggtgatcttgtatgtgagggaggggggagggtgttaACAAATTTCCTTACAGAACCTTCTTGAGTAAATTAACTGGCATCCTATCAGAGAGTATTCATGGGAGGGTAACTTGTGTATCCTATCCAACAGGATCTTCATGGAGAAGGTAATTGGCATCCTGTCCTAGACGACTCACAGGACCTGAAGGTGCTTGGAGGATACCAGAACGACACCCACACCGTCCTGAGGTTCTCCAGGCCCTGGAACACCTGTGACGACCTGCACGACTTCCATATCACTGTGAGTCGTCTCAACAACCTACTGTCTCTGGGTTTTATATGCTGTATGTTCTCTCTGTATTTGGATAAATTTATAGACTAGTTAGATTTCATCTCTAGGTAAGTTAGCAAGTTTGTTGAGCATTAAATGATCCTGATGCAGAATAATTTAATCAGCGATACATTAATTGCTGGTAACACAGTGAATTCAACAAAGTTTGATTTCTTTCAGTTGTAAACCTCTTTTAATATACAATATAATGTACAAGTTTTTGACacttttgttttgattttaaTAATTTTTACCTGCTGCGTCGTCTGATTTATTTTCCAGCATTTTTCTCCAGGCTCTTTCTCTCTCAATTTACATTTATCTTCAAATTATTCATGCCCCATTGAAGCTTACTACGCACTCTCATCCCCTGCAACCTACCACTTCCCCACTCCAGTTATCCTACTTTCCCTTGGCTAAGGGGAGCTATGATTAGGAGCTAGCTCCCCAGTCTCCCAATCATCCCAGCTCAGCTCATCCCAGCCCTCGCTAATACCTGCACTACTGCCCCCATAGAGTGACACGACTCGAGTTATCTGGGCATACGGGCGCGAGGACCCACCTGACATAGGGAGAGTGGCGATGCATGGCCACAGAGGGACCAAGAGCTTGTACCTGCAGGAGCCAAGGTTCTTGCTCCCAGACTTCGGCGACGATGTCTCCGTCTGGAATTTACACGCAATTAATGTAAGTTTTTTTTCTTCCCTAATTTTACCTGAACGATCGAGCTTCAACTCTTGGTCTCAGCTTTTTCCTTATATCCCTCTTATTAAATTAACATAAATCTTGCTGCAGCTGTGCCGAATTATATGTTGTGTAGATTATAAACCTGACTGTGGTTCCGTCCCTAGGTGAGTCTACCAGACGACTCGGACTCACTGTACTGGTGCAAGCTCTTCAGAGTTCCTCCTTTGCGGCGCAAGACTCACGTTATTGGGGTAAGTAGGTGGTGAGTGAGGTGCATTTACCAGTCAGTATCTCGTCATAATTCTATGGTTATAATTGGTGTCAAATCCTATTTTCCTGTGATTCCAGGAGCCTTTTTCTTGTGGGATCTTACATCTCTGTAAGTAGCACAGGTAGTTAAAAGTCTCCTGTCGATTTAAGttcttgtatattggtactacataagCCATTTTCTAACTACCTGGTAATTCTCAATAACTCCAGGGAGAAAAAGTGTATCTTGGTGAGAAATTTGCCACTGGGTAACCCTATAGACGCGTGCTTTAACCCATTAACCATGATAAGGCGCGCGTTTGGGGTTACCCAGGACGCTGGTTTGATCCACATCCCAGTCGAAAGGTTTCAGACATAGTAAGTCTGTGATTTTTTTCCATCTGTACTTTCATTTTATTGTTTAATGAAACTAAgcgtttttcattatttttagttttcgaaacttatttattttttcgttgtcATGTAGGTCTTTACCATCTGGGGTAAAAGTCAACCGTCAGAAATGGTTTAGGTTAAATAACATAAGCCTTGGGAGAAAATAATTTATCCTGCCAGAACTTCCTTCCTTCACACTGTGACTGACTTTTGACTATTAGGTATTCCTTGCGACTCGAATGTGTACATACCCAATtgcttttttttttgcttttggaCAATCATAGCGTTGTTTGAAAAACTTACATACTATGTACCTTCATTTAAACCTTCTTGATTTTGTTTTTGCAAAATTAATTGTATAACTTATTCCACTAGTTCAGTTCCAGTATTAAAGTGGAGTCGATGCTTCCACATCGTCCTACCTTGTGGGCAGACATCAATCTCACACAGGTGATCAGACGAGGCATACTCAAATCACGTCTCGACAGCTGCGTTGAAAGGACTATCATAAGTGATGATCAGTTTCATCCAGAAAGCTATGCACTGAGTAGATACTAGTTTGGAAATAGGGTGGTTGATCAATGGAACTAATTACCTGGTAACATAGATGTGGGATAACTTAattatttcaagcgtaggtttgacTATGAAAGTGTGGTGGAAGCAAATAGCAACTgcgtcgtatgggccaatagcagccgcTTCATTAACACCCTAATGAAACATcttttcccttccttcccttcctcaccTGACCCCACAGTACGAGCCAGTGATTGAAGCCAGGAACCTAGAACACGTCCACCACATCCTTATCTACGAGTGCCACCTGGAGGATGCCTCCAGGCATTACGAGAAGTGGCTGCGGGTGAAGGGGTCTCAGTGCTACACCCCCAATATGCCCCTCTCCTGGCTTCACTGTACTGTACCAGTTGTAGCCTGGGCTGTTGGATCTGAGGGTAGGTGGTCTTGAGGAGTCTGAGGGTAGGTGACCCGTGATGGGTCTGAGGGTAGGAGGTACGTGATGGGTCTGGGGGTAGGTGGTCCGTGATGGGTCTGAGGGTAGGTGGTACGTGATGGGTCTGGGGGTAGGTGGTACGTGATGGGTCTGGGGGTAGGTGGCCCGTGATGGGTCTGAGGGTAGGTGATCCGTGATGGGTCTGGGGGTAGGTGGTACGTGATGGGTCTGGGGGTAGGTGGCCCGTGATGGGTCTGGGGGTAGGTGGTACGTGATGGGTCTGGGGGTAGGTGGTACGTGATGGGTTTGGGGGTAGGTGGCCCGTGATGGGTCTGAGGGTAGGTGGCTCGTGATGGGTTTGGGGGTAGGTGGTCCGTGATGGGTCTGAGGGTAGGAGGTACGTGATGGGTCTGGGTGTAGGTGGCCCTTGATGAGTCTGAGGGTAGGTGACCCGTGATGGGTCTGAGGGTAGGAGGTACGTGATGGGTCTGGGGGTAGGTGGCCCGTGATGGGTCTGAGGGTAGGTGGCTCGTGATGGGTCTAAGGGTAGGTGGCTCGTGATGGGTCTGAGGGTAGGTGATCCGTGATGGGTCTGGGGGTAGGTGGCTCGTGATGGGTCTGAGGGTAGGTGGCCTGTGATGGGTCTGAGGGTAGGTGGCTCGTGATGGGTCTGAGGGTAGGTGGCTCGTGATGGGTTTGGGGGTAGGTGGCCCGTGATGGGTCTAAGGGTAGGTGGCTGTGATGGGGTCTGAGGGTAGGTGGCCGTGATGGGTCTGAGGGTAGATGGCCCGTGATGGGTCTGAGGGTAGGTGGCCGTGATGGGTCTGAGGGTAGGTGGCCCGTTATGGGGTCTGAGGGTAGGTGGCCCTTGAAGGTTCTGAGGGTAGGTGACCCGTGATGGGTCTGAGGGTAGGTGGTACGTGTTGGGTCTGGGGGTAGGTGGCCCGTGATGGGTCTGGGGGTAGGTGGCCCGTGATGGGTCTGAGGGTAGGTGGCCGTGATGGGGCCTGAGGGTAGGTGGCACCTGATGGGGCCTAAGGGTAGGTGGCCCGTGATGGGTCTGAGGGTAGGTGGCCGTGATGGGTCTCAGGGTAGGTGGCCGTGATGGGTCTGAGGGTAGGAGGCCCGTGATGGGTCTGAGGGTAGGTGGCCCGTGATGGGGTCTGAGGGTAGGTGGCCCGTGATGGGGTCTGAGGGTAGGTGGCACCTGATGGGGCCTAAGGGTAGGTGGCCCGTGATGGGTCTGAGGGTAGGTGGCCGTGATGGGTCTCAGGGTAGGTGGCCGTGATGGGTCTGAGGGTAGGAGGCCCGTGATGGGTTTGAGGGTAGGTGACCGTGATGAGTCTGTGGGTACGTGGTCCGTGATGGGTCTGAGGGTAGGTGGTCGTGATGGGTCTGTGGGTACGTGGCCCGTGATGGAGTCTGATAGTAGGTGGGCCGTTATGGGGTCTAAGGGTAGGTGACCGTGAGTGTGTCTGTGAGTAGGTGGCTCGTGATGGGTCTGTTGGTAGTTGGCCGTGGCGTGTCTGGGGGGTAGGTGGCCGTGATGGGTCTGAGGGTAGGTGGTCCGTGATGGGTCTGAGGGTACGTGGTCCGTGATGGGTCTGAGGGTAGGTGGTCCGTGATGGGGTCTGAGGGGTGTGctttgcgactataatttttgggTTATTGATAATGTTTGAGATAAACTTCTGGGTGGATGATATTAATATGACTGAGACTTTGTTAACCTGGCAATTAAAGTGGCAGATGTGATGAAccaaatataaattattgtttAACTACAAACATTTCGGGTGAATTGTGTCTTTAGGATGTTTCTTATGGTAATTTTTGGTTTAAACTTAAGGTGGAACGGAATATAGATGACAAGGATTTTATTTTAATAGGTTTTACTCCTAGGTGTTATAATTCTATACCGAAGTTGAAAAGGCATTGACTGTTTGAGGTGGTGGTTTGGAAATGAAGAGCCTGATAAAGGAACCCAAGTTATGGACAACTGGGGTGACAGCTTAAGTTATAGCGAGCATCGGTGGGATTAAAAATGTGTGGTAGACCCTAAATAATGTGAAGTTATATGAAACACAAATGGTTAGAAGCTTAGATGATGAATAAGTTGACTATTTGATAGCATAACCATTGGAAATTTAAGTGGTTTAGAACTTACTCGTCGTATTAAATCGAATTTAATTAGAATGGTGAAAACTTTGATTATTTATTAATCTAAACGATAAAGAACAGAGCAACAAACTTGACATGTTACTTGGGGTGATGTATCGCTATCAGCGATAGTAAACTTTATCCTGAGGAATATGACTTTCATTATATTCCTAAACTGTTTCTATTTTCTCCTTCCTTGCAGGAGAGATGTGGCCTGATCACGTGGGCTACTCACTTGGAGAGGAGCATGGCGGAACGGATTATTTTATGATGGAGATCCATTACGACAACCCCAAACTTAAGAAAGGTAGGTAGGCCTAGGCGCTTGCTTGAGGGTTTTGTGAGTTTAGAGAGAAATGTGTAACATTTACCATTGTAGGGAACTGACGGAAGAATGAAGGAGCGAACTTATTAGCATCTTCCATGCGAGGGATCGGGgcgtgtctgggttggaggaggagATTGTGAGATTAAGGAACGCAAGTCAGTGTAAGAATGGATTAAAGATTGTTGGAGAATATTCAGAACATGGCCGAGGGAGAGCTAATGAAGCAACAAACTGTACCATTAAAATTAGGTACTCATAAACCCCAAAGTCAAAGATGTGATCATTGAAATTTGTCCAGTTTAAGGTACAAAACTACAGTTCACGGGGATGGTCAGTGGGGCGCCTCTATTCTGACGTACATCAGCGTTCTGTTACCTCTGATTATAACTCGTATTACTTTAATTATTAGGAGTAGTGGACGGGTCTGGCATTCGACTCTACCACACGGAGAAGCTGCGTCAGTACGACTCCGGGGTCATCACGTTGGGTCATACCGTCTTTCCCACCCACATCATTCCTCCAGGACAACACTGGAAAACAATTGGTCACTGCTTCAGCGAATGCACCAGAGAGGTGAAGAGTTTTTTTATAAACAATTTCTAATGATAGAAATGAATTGAATttctattacaattattattattttttttattattagtatTTTTGGCATTACCCAACGGCAAAACATGTTAGCACTTCCATCGTGATGCGCAGACTTTATTGGCCTTTAACTTAACTGTGATTTACCAATCTCTAGTCTGCTCTGAGAGTATTTCAACAAAACGACATGAAACTAAATCTAACGACCTCTGGTTGCAAGTCGTACcggaggattgtcatacccgttaAGAAACGGGGAAAAATATTCGACAGTCGTCTTAGGCATGCTTATCGTAGGGAACAGCGACCTATTCCTAGCTGAAAGTCTTCCTGGTCTCGTGCTCGTGTTTAAACTAAGAGCCTTGCTTACGGTGCGGGCACTAGGCCTGTTcctatgacgtcagaggcctagtgGCTCTGACGTATGTCTTCAGGTTGAGGGATGATTCATATAATGCTTAACAAAGTTAGCTCCGTCATTCCTAATATATCTTGCCTCAGTTTATTTACCTTTCGTAACTTGACCTAACCTTAACGAACCCTACCCTATCTTATGTTACCCATCATTATCTCGCCTAACAGTGCATAATCAAATGAGGCCTACCCAAGGCAGCTTGGCCCAACAAAGCAGTAAATGTTTTAACATTTGACTGTTCACCCAATTATTTATTGGGGAAATATAAGATATGTGATGGAATTTTAACGTAGACGTTCATTTACTAATATCGATTATGAGCAGGACAGATAGTGTgcacagtttatttttttttaaagtttgtaaATTAAAAATAAGATAAGCCAAGGAGGAGGAAGACTTAGTTAAGTGGTGGGATGCAAATGGGACAAAGAAAGGACTGAGGAAGACGGGgaagaaaaggggggatgatgatGAGAGATGGAGTAGGAAAAACTAATAGCAAATTAGTGGTAGATCTGgaaggaatattatacaatagaCATTTCGAAATTTCTCAAATTAACCCTATCGCTTCAAAACTGcgcttgtggtggtgctgctgtctgtgctggtggtggtggtggtggtggtgatgcagagaGTGCCTGAAGGAGGGTTGAAGGTGTTCCAGGGGATGCTGCACGCTCATCTCCTGGGTAGAGACATCACCCTCAGACACATCCGCAACGGACGGGAACTGCCAGTCACTCTTAAgggcaagtttttttaatgtatgTGTACGTGGCAACTAATGTCAACGATTTGTGTGAGTGTTGTAATGACTTgttttattttaatgttttgAAATGTGTGAAGATCGCTTCTCCTTTAATCATTATTTGCAACATCAAAATGTCCCCATTGAgtgtggaaggggaggggggtctgGAAAAGGTATATTTTCAAATTTATCTTTGGGGAAATCTCAAAAGTTATGTCCTCTTTAAGTATACAGGACGTAATAGTTAAAATTTGTATATAGGAGGTAAATGTTTTATACTGGTAGTAATTGCCTGGGAGAGGGAAAAGAGTAGTGTAGGAAACGACCTTTAAACCCACTGGTACTCATTCATTCACCAGAACTGTTAATCATTGAAACAGTCATAAAGACAACACTCCAGTGAATCATCAGACCTCTGGTGCTGACGCTTGCCCTGCCTCCCGCAGATAAGTTTTACGACTTCAACTATCAGCAGAGCAGAGTACTCAAGGACGAAATGACGATCCTCAAGGGAGACTCCTTTATCGTAGAATGTGGCTACGACTCTACCAAGACAACTGTTCCAACCTTTGTAAGTATAGGCAGGTCTGAGAGTGGCCAGGTCACCATGTAGCAGGACTGCTAGCATTCTCATTCTTTCACTCCTATTAACCTGAACCCATCCTCAGATCAAATTCATTTCCATGAGAAACCACTTGGAtaattatctagatatttgtgatggccTGAAAGCATGATAAGGTTCCTGCTAAAGTCTTAAATGTAAAGtggcaagtgaacctttgtcctaaacagattaTTCTCACGTTCTTactttattgtaatataaatcgtTGGATTAAAATATAAAAGTGCTAAACAGTTTTCTTTTAAGAATTCCGTTTTCTGTAAACGGAGTGTGCAGGCATACTGAAATAATTTTCAAAATCAATATTTTAAAATTCCATTTCGTCAATAATACACCATATTAACGTAACCAATGACCTGACACAACCATAGATAGATTAGATAATAGCACAAATTatatattgctcttaattcattcccTTTATGCGGATCCCTTACCTAAGGACATGTGCAGGTTAATCAACCTGTTTTGTAAAATCATTCTCATGCCCATTTCGTTGCCACAGGGCGGGTTGAACACGCGTAGGTTTGACTATGAATGTGTGGTAGAAGCAAATAGCAGCTGCGTtgtataggccaatagcagcCGCTTCATTAACACACTAATGAAACATCTTTTCCCGTCCTTCCCCTCACCTGACCCCACAGTACGAGCCAGTGATTGAAGTCAGGAACCTGGAACACGTCCACCACATCCTTGTCTACGAGTGCCACCTGGAGGATGAAACCTAACCTTGACCTGACACAACCATAGATAGAGTAGCTAATAGCACAAATTATATATTGCTCTCAATTCATTCCCCTTGTGTGGATCCCCTACCTGAGGACATGTGCAGATTAATCAACCTGTTTTGTAAAATCATTCTCATGCCCATTTCGTTGCCACAGGGCGGGTTGAACACGCGGGAGGAGATGTGCCTGGTGTTTCTCTTCTACTATCCCAAGGCCGCTTTTGACAAATGCAAGTCATCGCCCGAGCCTGTAAATCTCCTGAGGACTCTCGGCGTTAATGAAATCTTTGAAAACAGGTCAGGTGATGGTAGAAAACTGAAGACCTTCACATGGCGGTCTTGGTTTTTTCTAATTGAAGACCTTTTAGTTAACATTAAAACTGATGATATATTTAAAATCTTAATATCTCCTTAGAGAAAATTATATGGAGTAATAATTCAGAGGTTCAAACCGCAAACCTGTGTACTCCCAGCCGCATGCCTTGTCCCACTTCAAATCTCCTCATTTCTTAAATTGATTGCTATATTTCCTTGTGTAATATGTTTGTCATACACTTCCATCCATTGCTATTTCTCTTGTCACCCTTTGCTCTTGATATTTTTAGTGAATGTAAATTTATATAATCTACAAAATGAAGTCGCAGGGTGATGTTCGAGGTAATCTTTGGAGGAGTGTGACTTGGGAGTGAAAATCTGGGGCGACTTGGAATGGAAACCCCCAATTCTCTCGCATTGTTTCAAAAATTtccttttaatatatatttatat
Proteins encoded in this window:
- the LOC123767224 gene encoding DBH-like monooxygenase protein 1 — protein: MASWGWTALVVLVACHGATLGVRVDEELKLPHLEHRALLDQDGAYVMQWTPREKDVVFEVQVATRGYVGLGFSPSGGMRGADIILGWICDKGHVFLYDLHGEGNWHPVLDDSQDLKVLGGYQNDTHTVLRFSRPWNTCDDLHDFHITSDTTRVIWAYGREDPPDIGRVAMHGHRGTKSLYLQEPRFLLPDFGDDVSVWNLHAINVSLPDDSDSLYWCKLFRVPPLRRKTHVIGYEPVIEARNLEHVHHILIYECHLEDASRHYEKWLRVKGSQCYTPNMPLSWLHCTVPVVAWAVGSEGEMWPDHVGYSLGEEHGGTDYFMMEIHYDNPKLKKGVVDGSGIRLYHTEKLRQYDSGVITLGHTVFPTHIIPPGQHWKTIGHCFSECTRERVPEGGLKVFQGMLHAHLLGRDITLRHIRNGRELPVTLKDKFYDFNYQQSRVLKDEMTILKGDSFIVECGYDSTKTTVPTFGGLNTREEMCLVFLFYYPKAAFDKCKSSPEPVNLLRTLGVNEIFENRKLLDVNEKINVDEEKERKDAVKMVEGLTSLHGPLKMFHLYRAIIAKEPTAVRNISLYDILHSNATWQNETLLKSLQQQVIYGPHEMSCHSIPHSEKYVPEVYSYPEFLAIQPVKPECAVVEGRKEQAERPGPDSEAYTVEPETFRTQTHHQKPHGKSKFRRDLEFCVTIYIYYIYLNK